From the Nitrospirota bacterium genome, the window AAGGCAAATCCTGATACGAGAGTCTCATTTGACATGCTTTCGGAAAGCGACAAGGAAGCTCTCGATTTTGTTGTGGAAAAGTTTGGGAAAATGGGACAATGGAAATTGCGGGATTACACTCACAAGTACCCCGAATGGTATCAGTATAAGGATTTATTTACCAATAAACTAACAAAAAGAGAGCGTATTGATACAAAAGAACTTTTATCGACAATAAAAGATGATCCATTAAAAATACCCTCCAAGCAACATATTAAGGAATCCAGGAAAATTCTCTCCGGAAATTATGACTGATTGTGGATTTTCCGCCTGCCTATATCGCAAACACATTAAAAGGCT encodes:
- a CDS encoding Panacea domain-containing protein, whose translation is MIDTATIIEALYYLLRKLGKADKIKLVKLIYLADKYHLIRYGRTITNDDYYAMEHGPVGTTVKDVLNLDPFSISKSGYKYASRLIEIIDDNTFKANPDTRVSFDMLSESDKEALDFVVEKFGKMGQWKLRDYTHKYPEWYQYKDLFTNKLTKRERIDTKELLSTIKDDPLKIPSKQHIKESRKILSGNYD